Proteins co-encoded in one Aggregicoccus sp. 17bor-14 genomic window:
- a CDS encoding flagellar hook-length control protein FliK has translation MVTSAASQMATDSDSPKTAPEGAAPSSQAAAPELRLIDRRAFVGFPPLPVAPGLVISDFGLQIPDVSFPFNVSAGPTRYQRKRLLFGFLELTVDAALVARKVAELTGRLAGLEELRLHFRPGYLEGQARLQAPERTPITFKVAFDGDGERLAVFLYDVRLYGFSATPAAQVPALVSEAVASLGLLPEVEARGASGFSARVLPALCQLAAVSRGYKLPSLDQARLSAAEVSSAGLRLRFSAGGLPPPATADEEFLLALEGARAFADAEALLASGRLAEAREAYLRAGDAQDAHPFAAERLLSLLVADPQAHDLALDVAAALLHRREKSPAALWGEAVVRERRGERARAAERFLALCALSRRSSEEAAAFFAAEAAARSARDEAPQVAVRALHELLGLRPDHLPSLKALARASDQARDRAGAVRAYRRLAALARDPAEAADAHVHLARLCALTEDDVAGARLHCEAALRLSPDLPDALLLLGELCHRSGEHLRALKALDRLREVGLARHELDRVGQANLLAGRVWEEGLKQPENALLRYREAVSLLPGEPEPLFCAARVAEGLGKLQEALGGYSQALELAGPAPRTEEIRQAAHASHHALARLYRGRLGDPARAREHLEAALALDPKDAAALEELIPYFRASGRADALADALEKAAQVTADPQRRATLWAEAGELARGRLQQPERAERLLASALEADPEHRGALEAMLALAESRRDGPQLTRCLTALARLTPEPQERAQRYRRLAVAARDLTFDLDLAAHALQEVLKSEPEDLPTLGELCALQRKRADMAGLASALEARARLAEAQGDKRLASAALRELAGVLEARLGRVGEALVSLEKAARLAPEPGVLLELADLSLRCERAEHARRALESLLSSLPRSAAPERLAEVRAKLGRACELAGDRDAAIAAYAQAFPLRRLDDALAERLEALYTEAGAAQELSSLWAARAEALSAADRVPEAAPLYLRAARAQLARKDRAGATARLQAALAAHPEGPHAPDALDLLAQLALEAGDKPGAARLLARRAALTPEPRAAARLLMRAASLCAGTAEESSFLADALSREPAFAPARVRRAELRLATDARGALEDYAAVLALPPGDADAPQGGERLSLTRRTAQAAARAGQGEEALRLLADYCAQAPADLEAQGELAELYRRAGAREALAELLAGLLRALPVERRAPVRRELVELALALGRETVAVAALREALAEAPGDVWASRTLLPLLSEASGEAPAARAERLTLLDTLVEAAEGEARVGLLAQRAALHYEAGRRDLSRKDLVQAAALARAPAPFLLARAQLEREEGDAVAELAAWRLALAADAALAPRARERFLALGVLLGLADARVAAREALQAALALPLPLSDEDRCEAQLALAELARRDGDTAARLAALAEAARQGPAERRVEALRECAGLQQAAGALAEAARSLRALLQLSPQDAQARAALRACLEGLEDWEGLAALLEAQREALPAPERFRLHVDLGHLYLERLARPDAAESALSAALALEPAQLPVRRELVALTLRRKAPVEAAGLLEAGAALEGEAREAASLLREGARHARAGGEDALALRLARAAHAQVPAEGEALRELAELLVRQGALAEALPLQRALCEALDLEAAPEAAREALLALGQLAERAKDADAARATYRRLLAAQPDCEPAALRLSALLEREDPRAALEVRVALARALPATPALAERLAALAAEARESLADVGLAASLLARAAELSEAPLPLRRRLADLYRDAGRTPELMAELTRVAQLCLAGQDVVGAADAYEEHALRAEELGRADEALETLTALGALLVERAEPARAAGCERRRAELLRDVKLDLAGAGEALERAHALHPELATVQLGLALALRRDDAAAEARWLERSVALLPVGAAQARALLRLGQLLLGPLADTERAEAALREALRCEPGLAEAERLLTELLEGAGRVAELAAWHEECAALEPSAPKRAERLRRAAALYRERAGAPEAAAVALLAARAATPDDLGLTAEAADLLHAVGRGADAAEFDALLLEQDPFREPSFSRHRAHVEATGDAQALAGLLLRRAEREAPAQACESYLAAAEAFRSAGALERAQLCEAQAFELHPASDAAFERLRARSEGDARRTAEVLQQRARALPRERALPLLRERAERLLGAGEALLAAEAYDAYLVHADADIAALSARAELAAQAGGPTASQPYDRRLLAVAGEALAMPLRVRTHLRLGHASLASGALHDAADAFEAVLTLDAEGQRGEEALNLLAEVHGRTGNTRGLYRASLKLAERAQGPSAEALYRRAADLFDAPSEAIDALLPLARLRPAEPGIIDRAAEGLRALGRYGELLEVYEAGAVAAGGRRAAELLLEAASVAAQELADDARAGALQERAAEADPAHLPALQARVQRLRARGDVPALLAALPQLAALQGDAAGALRLELAQQATAHGSPDVARSALEALVAEGPATAAYAQALELLAPLVQETPARHAELLALQASLREGRARAERLLAAADAFEAAGEAERALESLTLAHAASAEVLPPLALVQRFTGLGAHALACEVGFAAALSAGEPALALQLAERAADPVRERAARWALALQPEAREEAVEALAAALQAEADASGLLELAEGLAPQHAERARGLRTGVLMDDAAPLALREEALSALLAREGLSARLLALLPELEVLSAPLLAAARGLALPERGGVLERAAEAWSAQRAALLRERLRCAYELGALPAAAATLARLAELPEEAPYRAELLRERGELLAGPLAEPAAAREALRAALALDPECLAALALLLPLTHPRDEAAAFVALAEELERQVGPRALAPHRERLADALEGVGRHADAAAQLAQLPESPALLARRAALAERLGHTAEALQLRERLAGDDAAALEGVLRGYLEAQLLPFAVRLAERLLAGGTPDAGLQRFVAERLAPTAEGAALAVRLWRALLAAQPVDADGWTLLGEALGRLGRSAAARAVDGLGAALTSSGQPAPRAQAVPLARAGRFVHPLPAGARSVTVEALPRLHAALQPTLEALGAAEVRLVLDPAGGVEAWLAAPDTLVLGAGALGVFGPVELGFLAALALALGEAGRALATPGEAPALEEAAVAAFRALPATLAACRVLAHLDAGVRGTDPAAVDVGAVLAQSPAFRALALAALDLAQVV, from the coding sequence GTGGTAACTTCCGCGGCCTCCCAGATGGCCACGGACAGCGACTCCCCCAAGACTGCCCCCGAGGGCGCCGCACCGAGCTCGCAGGCGGCTGCGCCCGAGCTGCGCCTCATCGACCGGCGCGCCTTCGTGGGCTTTCCGCCCCTGCCGGTGGCGCCGGGCCTGGTCATCTCGGACTTCGGGCTGCAGATCCCGGACGTCTCGTTCCCCTTCAACGTGAGCGCCGGGCCCACGCGCTACCAGCGCAAGCGGTTGCTCTTCGGCTTCCTCGAGCTGACGGTGGATGCCGCGCTCGTGGCGCGCAAGGTGGCGGAGCTCACCGGGAGGCTCGCCGGGCTCGAGGAGCTGCGGCTGCACTTCCGCCCCGGCTACCTCGAGGGCCAGGCGCGGCTGCAGGCCCCGGAGCGCACGCCCATCACGTTCAAGGTGGCCTTCGACGGCGACGGCGAGCGGCTCGCGGTGTTCCTCTACGACGTGCGCCTCTACGGCTTCAGCGCGACGCCGGCGGCGCAGGTGCCCGCGCTGGTCTCCGAGGCGGTGGCGAGCCTGGGGCTGCTGCCCGAGGTGGAGGCGCGCGGCGCGAGCGGCTTCAGCGCGCGCGTGCTGCCCGCGCTGTGCCAGCTCGCCGCGGTGAGCCGCGGCTACAAGCTGCCCTCGCTGGACCAGGCGCGCCTCAGCGCCGCAGAGGTCTCGAGCGCGGGGCTGCGGCTGCGCTTCAGCGCGGGGGGGCTGCCGCCGCCCGCCACCGCGGACGAGGAGTTCCTGCTCGCGCTGGAGGGCGCGCGCGCGTTCGCGGACGCGGAGGCGCTGCTCGCGAGCGGGCGGCTCGCCGAGGCGCGGGAGGCCTACCTGCGCGCGGGCGATGCCCAGGACGCGCACCCCTTCGCGGCCGAGCGGCTGCTGTCACTGCTCGTCGCGGACCCCCAGGCGCACGACCTCGCGCTGGACGTGGCGGCGGCGCTGCTGCACCGGCGCGAGAAGAGCCCCGCGGCGCTGTGGGGCGAGGCGGTGGTGCGCGAGCGGCGCGGGGAGCGGGCGCGTGCCGCCGAGCGCTTCCTCGCGCTGTGCGCGCTGAGCCGCCGCTCCTCGGAGGAGGCAGCGGCCTTCTTCGCGGCCGAGGCCGCGGCGCGCTCGGCGCGCGACGAGGCGCCCCAGGTGGCGGTGCGCGCGCTGCACGAGCTGCTGGGCCTGCGCCCGGACCACCTGCCCAGCCTCAAGGCGCTCGCGCGCGCGAGCGACCAGGCCCGCGACCGCGCGGGGGCCGTGCGCGCCTACCGCCGGCTCGCCGCGCTCGCGAGAGACCCTGCCGAGGCCGCGGACGCGCACGTGCACCTCGCGCGCCTGTGCGCCCTCACCGAGGACGACGTGGCCGGCGCGCGCCTGCACTGCGAGGCCGCCCTGCGGCTGAGTCCCGACCTGCCGGACGCGCTGCTCCTGCTCGGCGAGCTGTGCCACCGCTCCGGCGAGCACCTGCGCGCGCTCAAGGCGCTGGACCGCCTGCGCGAGGTGGGCCTCGCGCGCCACGAGCTGGACCGCGTGGGCCAGGCGAACCTGCTCGCGGGCCGCGTGTGGGAGGAGGGGCTGAAGCAGCCCGAGAACGCGCTCTTGCGCTACCGCGAGGCGGTGAGCCTGCTGCCCGGTGAGCCCGAGCCGCTCTTCTGCGCCGCGCGCGTGGCGGAGGGGCTGGGCAAGCTGCAGGAGGCGCTGGGCGGCTACAGCCAGGCGCTCGAGCTCGCGGGCCCCGCGCCGCGCACCGAGGAGATCCGCCAGGCGGCGCACGCGAGCCACCACGCGCTCGCGCGCCTCTACCGCGGCCGGCTCGGAGACCCTGCGCGCGCGCGCGAGCACCTGGAGGCGGCGCTCGCGCTGGACCCGAAGGACGCAGCGGCGCTCGAGGAGCTCATCCCGTACTTCCGGGCGAGCGGCCGTGCGGACGCGCTCGCCGATGCGCTGGAGAAGGCGGCGCAGGTGACGGCGGACCCGCAGCGGCGCGCGACCCTGTGGGCCGAGGCCGGAGAGCTCGCGCGCGGGCGGCTGCAGCAGCCCGAGCGCGCCGAGCGGCTGCTGGCGAGCGCGCTCGAGGCGGACCCCGAGCACCGCGGTGCGCTGGAGGCGATGCTCGCGCTGGCGGAGAGCCGCCGGGACGGCCCCCAGCTCACCCGCTGCCTCACGGCGCTCGCGCGCCTCACCCCCGAGCCGCAGGAGCGCGCGCAGCGCTACCGCCGGCTCGCGGTGGCGGCGCGCGACCTCACCTTCGACCTGGACCTCGCGGCGCACGCGCTGCAGGAGGTGCTCAAGAGCGAGCCCGAGGACCTGCCCACACTGGGCGAGCTGTGCGCCCTGCAGCGCAAGCGCGCGGACATGGCGGGGCTCGCCTCCGCGCTCGAGGCGCGCGCGCGGCTCGCCGAGGCGCAGGGCGACAAGCGCCTCGCCTCCGCCGCGCTGCGCGAGCTCGCGGGCGTGCTGGAGGCGCGCCTGGGCCGGGTGGGCGAGGCGCTGGTCTCCCTGGAGAAGGCGGCGCGGCTCGCGCCCGAGCCCGGCGTGCTGCTGGAGCTCGCGGACCTCAGCTTGCGCTGCGAGCGCGCGGAGCACGCGCGGCGCGCGCTGGAGAGCCTGCTCTCGAGCCTGCCGCGCTCGGCGGCGCCCGAGCGGCTCGCCGAGGTGCGCGCGAAGCTGGGCCGCGCCTGCGAGCTGGCCGGGGACCGCGACGCGGCCATCGCCGCCTACGCGCAGGCCTTCCCGCTGCGCCGCCTGGACGACGCCCTCGCCGAGCGCCTCGAGGCGCTCTACACCGAGGCCGGCGCGGCGCAGGAGCTCTCGAGCCTGTGGGCCGCGCGCGCCGAGGCGCTCAGCGCCGCGGACCGGGTGCCCGAGGCGGCGCCCCTCTACCTGCGCGCCGCGCGCGCGCAGCTCGCCCGCAAGGACCGCGCGGGCGCCACGGCCCGGCTGCAGGCGGCGCTCGCCGCCCACCCCGAGGGGCCGCACGCCCCGGACGCCCTGGACCTGCTCGCGCAGCTCGCGCTCGAGGCGGGCGACAAGCCGGGTGCCGCGCGCCTCCTCGCGCGCCGCGCGGCCCTCACCCCCGAGCCTCGCGCTGCGGCGCGCCTGCTGATGCGCGCGGCGAGCCTGTGCGCCGGCACCGCCGAGGAGTCCTCCTTCCTCGCGGACGCGCTCTCGCGCGAGCCCGCCTTCGCGCCGGCCCGGGTGCGCCGCGCCGAGCTGCGGCTCGCCACGGACGCGCGCGGCGCGCTCGAGGACTACGCCGCGGTGCTCGCGCTGCCCCCGGGTGACGCGGACGCGCCCCAGGGCGGCGAGCGGCTCTCGCTCACCCGGCGCACCGCCCAGGCGGCCGCGCGCGCGGGGCAGGGCGAGGAGGCGCTGCGGCTGCTGGCCGACTACTGCGCCCAGGCCCCCGCGGACCTCGAGGCCCAGGGCGAGCTCGCGGAGCTCTACCGCCGCGCCGGGGCGCGCGAGGCGCTCGCGGAGCTGCTCGCGGGGCTGCTGCGCGCCCTGCCGGTGGAGCGCCGCGCCCCCGTGCGCCGCGAGCTGGTGGAGCTCGCCCTCGCCCTCGGGCGAGAGACCGTGGCGGTGGCGGCGCTGCGCGAGGCGCTCGCCGAGGCGCCCGGCGACGTGTGGGCGAGCCGCACCCTGCTGCCGCTGCTCTCCGAGGCGTCCGGTGAGGCGCCCGCCGCGCGCGCCGAGCGGCTCACCCTGCTGGACACGCTGGTGGAGGCCGCCGAGGGCGAGGCGCGCGTGGGGCTGCTCGCCCAGCGCGCCGCGCTGCACTACGAGGCCGGGCGCCGCGACCTCTCGCGCAAGGACCTCGTCCAGGCCGCGGCACTCGCCCGGGCCCCCGCGCCCTTCCTGCTCGCGCGCGCGCAGCTGGAGCGCGAGGAGGGCGACGCCGTGGCGGAGCTCGCGGCGTGGCGGCTCGCGCTCGCGGCGGACGCCGCGCTCGCCCCCCGTGCGCGCGAGCGCTTCCTCGCCCTGGGCGTGCTGCTCGGCCTGGCGGACGCGCGGGTCGCGGCGCGCGAGGCGCTGCAGGCGGCGCTCGCCCTGCCGCTGCCGCTCTCGGACGAGGACCGCTGCGAGGCGCAGCTCGCGCTCGCCGAGCTCGCCCGCCGCGACGGCGACACCGCGGCGCGACTCGCGGCGCTCGCAGAGGCGGCCCGCCAGGGCCCTGCGGAGCGCCGCGTGGAGGCGCTGCGCGAGTGCGCCGGGCTGCAGCAGGCGGCCGGTGCGCTCGCCGAGGCGGCCCGCAGCCTGCGCGCGCTGCTGCAGCTCTCCCCCCAGGACGCCCAGGCCCGTGCGGCCCTGCGCGCCTGCCTCGAGGGGCTCGAGGACTGGGAGGGGCTCGCCGCGCTGCTGGAGGCGCAGCGCGAGGCGCTGCCCGCGCCCGAGCGCTTCCGCCTGCACGTGGACCTGGGCCACCTCTACCTCGAGCGGCTCGCGCGGCCCGACGCGGCCGAGTCCGCGCTCTCGGCGGCGCTCGCGCTCGAGCCCGCGCAGCTGCCGGTGCGCCGCGAGCTGGTGGCGCTCACGCTGCGCCGCAAGGCACCCGTCGAGGCGGCGGGCCTGCTGGAGGCGGGCGCCGCGCTCGAGGGCGAGGCCCGCGAGGCGGCCTCGCTACTGCGAGAGGGCGCCCGGCACGCGCGCGCCGGGGGCGAGGATGCGCTCGCGCTGAGGCTCGCCCGCGCGGCGCACGCGCAGGTGCCGGCCGAGGGCGAGGCCCTGCGCGAGCTGGCCGAGCTGCTGGTGCGCCAGGGCGCGCTCGCCGAGGCGCTGCCGCTGCAGCGCGCGCTGTGCGAGGCGCTGGACCTCGAGGCGGCCCCGGAGGCTGCCCGCGAGGCCCTGCTCGCGCTGGGCCAGCTCGCCGAGCGTGCAAAGGACGCCGACGCCGCGCGCGCCACCTACCGCCGGCTGCTCGCAGCGCAGCCCGACTGCGAGCCCGCGGCGCTGCGGCTCTCGGCGCTGCTGGAGCGCGAGGACCCGCGCGCGGCGCTCGAGGTGCGCGTGGCGCTCGCCCGGGCCCTGCCCGCGACGCCGGCGCTCGCCGAGCGGCTCGCGGCGCTCGCGGCCGAGGCGCGCGAGTCCCTCGCCGACGTGGGGCTCGCGGCCTCGCTGCTCGCGCGCGCCGCCGAGCTCTCCGAGGCGCCGCTGCCGCTGCGCCGCCGCCTCGCCGACCTCTACCGCGACGCGGGCCGCACGCCGGAGCTGATGGCCGAGCTCACCCGCGTGGCCCAGCTGTGCCTCGCCGGGCAGGACGTGGTGGGCGCGGCGGACGCGTACGAGGAGCACGCGCTGCGGGCCGAGGAGCTGGGGCGCGCGGACGAGGCGCTGGAGACGCTGACGGCGCTGGGCGCGCTGCTGGTGGAGCGCGCGGAGCCCGCGCGCGCGGCCGGCTGCGAGCGGCGCCGCGCGGAGCTGCTGCGCGACGTGAAGCTGGACCTCGCCGGGGCAGGGGAGGCGCTGGAGCGCGCGCACGCCCTCCACCCGGAGCTGGCCACGGTGCAGCTGGGGCTCGCCCTCGCGCTGCGCCGCGACGACGCCGCGGCCGAGGCGCGCTGGCTGGAGCGCAGCGTGGCGCTGCTGCCGGTGGGCGCGGCGCAGGCCCGGGCGCTGCTGCGCCTCGGGCAGCTCTTGCTGGGACCGCTCGCGGACACGGAGCGCGCAGAGGCCGCGCTGCGCGAGGCGCTGCGCTGCGAGCCGGGCCTCGCCGAGGCGGAGCGGCTGCTCACCGAGCTGCTCGAGGGCGCGGGCCGCGTGGCGGAGCTCGCCGCGTGGCACGAGGAGTGCGCCGCGCTCGAGCCCTCCGCACCGAAGCGGGCCGAGCGCCTGCGGCGCGCGGCGGCGCTCTACCGCGAGCGCGCCGGTGCGCCCGAGGCGGCCGCCGTGGCGCTGCTGGCCGCGCGCGCCGCGACGCCGGACGACCTCGGGCTCACGGCGGAGGCCGCGGACCTGCTGCACGCGGTGGGGCGCGGCGCGGACGCGGCCGAGTTCGACGCGTTGCTGCTCGAGCAGGACCCCTTCCGCGAGCCCAGCTTCAGCCGGCACCGCGCGCACGTGGAGGCCACGGGCGACGCGCAGGCGCTCGCCGGGCTGCTGCTGCGGCGCGCCGAGCGCGAGGCGCCTGCGCAGGCGTGCGAGAGCTACCTCGCCGCGGCCGAGGCCTTCCGCTCGGCCGGAGCGCTGGAGCGTGCGCAGCTGTGCGAGGCGCAGGCCTTCGAGCTGCACCCGGCGAGCGACGCCGCCTTCGAGCGGCTGCGCGCGCGCAGCGAGGGGGACGCGCGGCGCACGGCGGAGGTGCTGCAGCAGCGCGCCCGGGCCCTGCCGCGCGAGCGCGCGCTGCCGCTGCTGCGCGAGCGCGCGGAGCGGCTGCTCGGCGCGGGCGAGGCGCTGCTGGCCGCCGAGGCCTACGACGCCTACCTCGTCCACGCGGACGCCGACATCGCCGCGCTCTCTGCGCGCGCCGAGCTCGCGGCCCAGGCCGGGGGCCCCACGGCCTCGCAGCCCTACGATCGCCGCCTCCTCGCCGTCGCCGGCGAGGCGCTGGCGATGCCCCTGCGGGTGCGCACGCACCTGCGCCTGGGGCATGCCTCGCTCGCGAGCGGGGCGCTGCACGACGCGGCGGACGCCTTCGAGGCGGTGCTCACCCTGGATGCGGAGGGACAGCGCGGCGAGGAGGCGCTGAACCTGCTCGCCGAGGTGCACGGGCGCACGGGCAACACCCGCGGCCTCTACCGCGCCTCCCTCAAGCTGGCCGAGCGCGCGCAGGGCCCCTCCGCCGAGGCGCTGTACCGCCGCGCGGCGGACCTCTTCGATGCCCCGAGCGAGGCGATCGACGCGCTGCTGCCGCTCGCGCGCCTGCGCCCCGCGGAGCCGGGCATCATCGACCGCGCCGCCGAGGGGCTGCGCGCGCTGGGCCGCTACGGCGAGCTGCTCGAGGTGTACGAGGCCGGGGCCGTGGCCGCCGGCGGCCGTCGCGCCGCGGAGCTGCTGCTCGAGGCGGCCTCCGTCGCCGCGCAGGAGCTCGCGGACGACGCGCGCGCGGGCGCCCTGCAGGAGCGCGCCGCCGAGGCGGACCCGGCGCACCTGCCGGCGCTGCAGGCGCGCGTGCAGCGGCTGCGCGCGCGCGGCGACGTGCCCGCGCTGCTCGCGGCGCTGCCGCAGCTCGCCGCGCTGCAGGGAGACGCCGCGGGTGCGCTGCGCCTCGAGCTCGCCCAGCAGGCGACGGCGCACGGCTCCCCGGACGTGGCGCGTAGCGCCCTCGAAGCGCTGGTGGCCGAGGGCCCCGCGACGGCCGCGTACGCGCAGGCGCTGGAGCTGCTCGCCCCGCTGGTGCAGGAGACGCCCGCGCGCCATGCCGAGCTGCTCGCGCTGCAGGCCTCGCTGCGCGAGGGCCGCGCGCGCGCCGAGCGGCTGCTCGCGGCGGCAGATGCCTTCGAGGCGGCGGGCGAGGCGGAGCGCGCGCTGGAGAGCCTCACCCTGGCGCACGCCGCGTCCGCGGAGGTGCTGCCGCCGCTCGCGCTCGTCCAGCGCTTCACCGGCCTGGGCGCGCACGCGCTCGCCTGCGAGGTGGGCTTCGCGGCGGCGCTCTCCGCGGGAGAGCCCGCGCTCGCGCTGCAGCTGGCCGAGCGCGCCGCGGACCCCGTGCGCGAGCGCGCGGCGCGCTGGGCGCTCGCGCTTCAGCCCGAGGCCCGAGAGGAGGCGGTGGAGGCGCTCGCCGCCGCGCTGCAGGCGGAGGCGGACGCCTCGGGGTTGCTGGAGCTCGCCGAGGGCCTCGCGCCCCAGCACGCCGAGCGCGCCCGCGGCCTGCGCACCGGGGTGCTGATGGACGACGCGGCGCCGCTCGCCCTGCGGGAGGAGGCGCTCTCGGCGCTGCTCGCGCGCGAGGGGCTCTCCGCGCGGCTGCTCGCGCTGCTGCCCGAGCTCGAGGTGCTCTCCGCTCCGCTGCTCGCGGCGGCGCGGGGGCTCGCGCTGCCCGAGCGGGGAGGCGTGCTGGAGCGCGCCGCCGAGGCCTGGAGCGCGCAGCGCGCGGCCCTGCTGCGCGAGCGCCTGCGCTGCGCCTACGAGCTGGGCGCGCTGCCGGCGGCCGCCGCCACGTTGGCCCGGCTCGCCGAGCTGCCCGAGGAGGCGCCCTACCGCGCCGAGCTGCTGCGCGAGCGCGGGGAGCTGCTCGCGGGTCCGCTGGCCGAGCCGGCCGCCGCGCGCGAGGCGCTGCGCGCGGCGCTGGCCCTGGACCCGGAGTGCCTCGCGGCGCTCGCGCTGCTGCTGCCGCTCACCCACCCGCGCGACGAGGCCGCCGCCTTCGTGGCGCTGGCCGAGGAGCTGGAGCGGCAGGTGGGGCCGCGCGCGCTCGCACCGCACCGCGAGCGGCTCGCGGACGCGCTGGAGGGGGTGGGCCGCCACGCGGACGCCGCCGCCCAGCTCGCCCAGCTGCCCGAGTCCCCGGCGCTGCTCGCCCGGCGCGCCGCGCTCGCCGAGCGCCTGGGCCACACGGCCGAGGCGCTGCAGCTGCGCGAGCGGCTGGCCGGCGACGACGCGGCGGCCCTGGAGGGCGTGCTGCGCGGCTACCTCGAGGCGCAGCTGCTGCCCTTCGCGGTGCGGCTCGCCGAGCGCCTGCTCGCCGGGGGCACCCCGGATGCGGGCCTGCAGCGCTTCGTGGCCGAGCGGCTCGCGCCCACGGCCGAGGGCGCGGCGCTCGCGGTGCGCCTGTGGCGCGCGCTGCTCGCGGCGCAGCCCGTGGACGCGGACGGCTGGACGCTGCTGGGCGAGGCGCTGGGCCGGCTGGGACGCTCCGCGGCCGCCCGGGCGGTGGACGGGCTGGGCGCGGCGCTCACGTCCAGTGGGCAGCCGGCGCCCCGCGCGCAGGCCGTGCCGCTCGCGCGCGCGGGCCGCTTCGTGCACCCCCTGCCCGCGGGCGCCCGCAGCGTGACGGTGGAGGCGCTGCCGCGCCTGCACGCCGCGCTGCAGCCCACGCTGGAGGCGCTGGGGGCGGCCGAGGTGCGGCTGGTGCTGGACCCGGCCGGCGGGGTGGAGGCGTGGCTCGCCGCGCCCGACACCCTGGTCCTGGGCGCCGGCGCGCTGGGCGTGTTCGGCCCGGTGGAGCTGGGCTTCCTCGCGGCGCTCGCGCTGGCGCTGGGTGAGGCGGGCCGCGCGCTCGCCACGCCGGGTGAGGCACCCGCGCTGGAGGAGGCCGCCGTGGCCGCCTTCCGGGCGCTGCCTGCGACGCTCGCGGCGTGCCGGGTGCTCGCCCACCTGGATGCCGGGGTGCGCGGCACGGACCCGGCGGCCGTGGACGTGGGGGCGGTGCTCGCGCAGAGCCCGGCCTTCCGCGCGCTCGCGCTCGCCGCGCTCGACCTCGCCCAAGTCGTGTAG